The Intrasporangium calvum DSM 43043 sequence ACGAGGTCGGTCAGCACGGTCGCGAAGGCGGTGACGACGAGCACGGTCGCGTCGCCGCGGGTCGAGCGGAGGAGGGCTGGCGTCTCAGCCACCGGGATGGGGTCAGCTCACGAGGTCGATGACCTGGTCCACGCCGACCGTGGCGGTCGCGTCGACCCACCTGACCCGAGGGTCGGGGCGGAACCAGCTCTCCTGGCGACGCGCGTAGCGGCGGGTCGCCCGGGCCGTCTCGGCGATGGCCGCCGCCTCGGTCAGGCGTCCGTCGATGACGGCGATGGCCTGCGCGTAGCCGATGGCCCGACTGGCCGTGAAGCCGCCCCGGAGGCCGCGCGCCAGCAACCGCTCGACCTCATCCCGGAGGCCGGCTCGCCACATCTGCTCAACCCGAGCATCGACCCGGGCGTCGAGGATCGGCCGGTCCACGGCGAGCCCGATCATGGTCGTCGGCTCGACGAACTCGCGGGTCGGCATCGAGGCGCTGAAGGGCCGGCCGGTCAGCTCGATGACCTCGAGCGCGCGGACGATGCGGCGGACGTTGGCCGGCTGGATCCGACGGGCGGCGGCTGGATCCGCGTCGGCGAGCAGCTGGTACATCGCGTCGGTGCCGAGGTCAGCCGCCTGCGCCTCGAGCCGGCCACGCACCTCCGGGTCGGTCGGTGGGATCTCCAACCGGTCGAGAGCCGCCCGGACGTACAGGCCGGATCCGCCGACCAGGATGGGGACCCGACCCCGTCCGCGGACGGCCGCGAGATCAGCCCGCGCTGCTCGCTGGTACGCGGCGACACTGGCTTCCTCGGTCACCTCGAGGACGTCGAGCTGGTGGTGGGGCACCCCGCGACGCTCGGTG is a genomic window containing:
- the miaA gene encoding tRNA (adenosine(37)-N6)-dimethylallyltransferase MiaA — protein: MTAAADLPVIAVVGATATGKSGLALDLAERLDGEVVNADAMQLYRGMDIGTAKLSLTERRGVPHHQLDVLEVTEEASVAAYQRAARADLAAVRGRGRVPILVGGSGLYVRAALDRLEIPPTDPEVRGRLEAQAADLGTDAMYQLLADADPAAARRIQPANVRRIVRALEVIELTGRPFSASMPTREFVEPTTMIGLAVDRPILDARVDARVEQMWRAGLRDEVERLLARGLRGGFTASRAIGYAQAIAVIDGRLTEAAAIAETARATRRYARRQESWFRPDPRVRWVDATATVGVDQVIDLVS